In Fusobacterium nucleatum, the genomic stretch ATGGATCTGGATCTGCAAGTCTCATCCATAAGAATGAAGAATCTACTGGGATAATTCCACTTCTTAATACTCCAAATAAAGCAAACAATATAGGAAGTTGTACTAATATTGGTAAACAACCACCCAATGGATTTACTTTGTGTTCTCTATACAGTTCCATAGTTTTTATATTTAACATCTGTTTATCATTTGCATATTTTTGTTTTATTTTTTCCAACTCAGGTTGAAGTTTTTTCATTTCTTTCATTGATTTGTCTTGTTTCAATGTCAAAGGTAATAATAATATTTTTATTAATATTGTAACTATTATTATTGAAATTCCAAAGTTTCCTACATATTTATCAGTAGTATTTAATAAAAATGCTAAAAATTGTTTTAATAAATTGTAAATATAACTCATTCTTCTTTTTTTCCCTCCAAATTTTTATTTTCTTTTTTTGGTACAGGATCATATC encodes the following:
- a CDS encoding YidC/Oxa1 family membrane protein insertase encodes the protein MSYIYNLLKQFLAFLLNTTDKYVGNFGISIIIVTILIKILLLPLTLKQDKSMKEMKKLQPELEKIKQKYANDKQMLNIKTMELYREHKVNPLGGCLPILVQLPILFALFGVLRSGIIPVDSSFLWMRLADPDPFYILPVLNGAVSFLQQKLMGTSDNAQMKNMMYVFPIMMIVISYKMPSGLQIYWLTSSLIAVIQQYFIMKKGA